A part of Candidatus Saccharibacteria bacterium genomic DNA contains:
- the rsmA gene encoding ribosomal RNA small subunit methyltransferase A produces MPNKSLGQHWLKDRTILQQIVASGALQSTDTVLEIGSGLGTLTSELLRHAHDVVAVEYDSELARKLPGQFPGKRLTVIHENILDFDLDQLPYGYKVVANVPYYITSKIVEKLMTAANKPSVAVLLVQKEVAERIAAKPGNMSILAVSAQLYAKAELGIVVPAAYFTPPPKVDSQVVILTTRLAPLVATEDERALFRVVKAGFAAKRKKLRSSISAGLAITKLEAEELLRHAGIDPDLRAEELSLDDWHRLAKDAL; encoded by the coding sequence ATGCCGAATAAATCTCTTGGCCAACACTGGCTCAAAGATCGTACTATTTTGCAACAAATTGTTGCCAGCGGTGCTTTACAGTCGACCGACACCGTACTCGAAATCGGTTCTGGTCTTGGAACCTTGACGAGCGAATTACTACGGCATGCACATGATGTCGTAGCAGTAGAGTATGACAGTGAGCTAGCGCGCAAATTACCCGGTCAGTTTCCGGGTAAGCGATTGACCGTGATTCACGAAAATATTCTTGATTTTGATCTAGATCAGCTACCATATGGCTATAAAGTAGTAGCCAATGTGCCCTACTACATCACCAGTAAGATTGTTGAGAAGCTTATGACTGCCGCCAACAAGCCCTCGGTCGCAGTACTGTTGGTGCAGAAAGAAGTCGCCGAAAGGATCGCTGCAAAGCCTGGAAATATGAGCATTCTCGCCGTGAGCGCACAGCTGTATGCGAAGGCAGAGCTAGGTATTGTCGTGCCTGCGGCGTATTTCACGCCACCGCCAAAAGTTGACTCTCAGGTGGTAATATTGACAACCCGCCTTGCACCACTAGTGGCCACAGAAGACGAACGTGCGCTCTTTCGTGTGGTGAAAGCCGGCTTTGCGGCGAAGCGTAAAAAATTGCGCTCTTCAATTAGCGCTGGACTGGCCATCACAAAACTCGAGGCCGAAGAATTACTGCGTCATGCGGGGATTGATCCAGACCTTCGTGCTGAAGAGTTATCGCTCGATGATTGGCATCGGTTGGCAAAGGATGCACTGTAA
- a CDS encoding polyphenol oxidase family protein produces the protein MITADQPQCFGDHLIAALSSKSDGTVLDKTLGIHHPAIIANRKRFCALAGSDYAHVVYQRILYNHEQTYDVLREVTYRDTTRYMPEIKADGLITRERGVGLLLPVADCAATIVYDPKLHIVALLHLGRHSSLTSLIAKTIRAFAGFGSHRTDLIVWMAPSVQQSHYQLDYFDPADGEEWYEFVDKRDGKYFVDLQGHNAAVFEREGLSPHNIHRSSINTAARGEYFSHSQGDTSQRFAVLVQLI, from the coding sequence ATGATTACTGCGGATCAGCCTCAATGTTTCGGCGATCACCTCATAGCGGCACTTTCGTCAAAAAGCGACGGTACTGTCCTTGATAAAACGCTAGGTATTCATCACCCGGCAATTATTGCAAATCGTAAGCGATTCTGTGCGCTTGCTGGGAGTGATTATGCGCACGTTGTATATCAGCGTATCCTGTATAATCACGAACAAACCTACGATGTGCTCCGCGAAGTTACGTACAGAGACACGACGCGCTACATGCCGGAAATAAAAGCGGATGGGCTTATTACGCGTGAGCGGGGGGTCGGCTTGCTGCTTCCGGTGGCAGACTGCGCAGCAACTATCGTATACGACCCCAAACTTCATATTGTCGCTCTCCTTCATCTTGGTAGACACTCGTCACTCACCTCACTGATTGCTAAAACGATTCGTGCTTTTGCGGGTTTCGGCAGTCACCGGACTGATCTGATTGTTTGGATGGCACCTAGTGTCCAGCAGTCGCACTACCAGCTTGATTACTTTGATCCAGCGGATGGCGAAGAGTGGTACGAATTTGTTGATAAGCGCGACGGGAAGTACTTTGTCGATTTACAAGGGCATAATGCGGCCGTGTTTGAGCGCGAAGGGCTAAGTCCTCATAACATCCATCGCTCTTCAATCAATACCGCAGCGCGTGGTGAATATTTCTCTCATTCTCAAGGTGATACATCACAGCGATTTGCAGTACTAGTGCAACTTATCTGA
- a CDS encoding prepilin-type N-terminal cleavage/methylation domain-containing protein: MQKSRTGFTIIELVVVVIVVSILATIVVVSYNGSQARARDARRRTDVANIVKALELYYNDNGSYPTTSGSTAMTINWFSSNDASWSTFNTALVNSNAITSLPVDPLNVPSSGAANTGVSFGTGNYSYALYVNKLNYCGSAPGQMYLLLYRLESEQAQPTFTDGSCASNELGSGYGTAYYRSVK; encoded by the coding sequence ATGCAAAAAAGCAGAACCGGTTTTACGATTATCGAACTCGTGGTGGTTGTGATTGTCGTCAGTATTCTCGCAACGATTGTCGTCGTTTCCTATAACGGCTCACAGGCTCGTGCTCGCGATGCCAGGCGCCGAACTGATGTCGCCAATATCGTCAAGGCCCTCGAGCTTTATTACAATGACAATGGTAGTTACCCTACTACATCAGGTTCGACTGCGATGACAATTAACTGGTTCTCATCGAACGATGCGAGCTGGTCGACATTTAATACTGCGCTTGTTAACTCAAACGCGATCACCTCACTTCCTGTGGATCCGCTTAATGTGCCGTCATCGGGAGCGGCCAATACCGGTGTTTCATTTGGCACCGGCAACTACAGCTACGCACTCTACGTTAATAAGCTGAACTACTGCGGCTCAGCGCCAGGACAGATGTATTTGTTGCTATATCGTCTCGAATCGGAACAAGCACAGCCTACATTCACCGATGGTTCTTGCGCAAGCAACGAGCTTGGTTCGGGCTACGGCACGGCGTACTATCGATCAGTAAAATAG
- a CDS encoding methionine--tRNA ligase has translation MGKKLYICTAIPYVNGVPHIGHALDYTLADIWTRYQKQNGHEVRYQVGTDEHGNKIAAKAKEAGLEPQVYVDSMYGNFQQLISALGVEYTDFIRTTDGHHKGAVQYVWQQLVKAGLIYKGSYEGWYCQGCENFVTDKEATENNGTCPDHQSPYQRLSEDNYYFKASQFSEQIREAIEKDRMKIVPEFRKREFLELIKDGIKDVSVSRPRKNLAWGVSVPGDESQVMYVWLDALSNYITVLGYPDNESWRDYWPADVQVVGKDILRFHAGIWPAMLMGLDLPLPKVLLVHGHVNVGGTKMSKSLGNGVEPNDVIKNYGTDAFRYYFSRHVPTQDDGDFTWEKFETAYNSELGNDLGNLVQRVAAMLMRYQAGVIGDAPQAEHDMGPYREAMRAFEFNRALDEVWGTVRSLNQYLEHVKPWEIAKNRDKDTEANEHLAEVLAYAASTLIQIADLLTPFMPSTAATIHHMFDTGVVPSDMQPLFPKIYLHTVDPRTTGK, from the coding sequence ATGGGAAAGAAGCTATATATTTGTACTGCGATTCCGTACGTCAATGGCGTGCCACATATTGGTCATGCCCTCGACTACACTCTCGCCGATATTTGGACACGCTACCAAAAACAAAACGGCCACGAAGTTCGCTATCAGGTTGGAACCGACGAGCATGGTAATAAAATTGCTGCCAAGGCAAAAGAGGCAGGGCTAGAGCCACAGGTGTACGTCGACAGTATGTATGGTAATTTTCAGCAGCTCATTAGCGCACTTGGTGTCGAGTACACCGACTTTATCCGTACAACTGACGGTCATCATAAAGGTGCTGTGCAGTATGTTTGGCAGCAACTTGTAAAAGCTGGTCTTATCTACAAAGGGTCCTATGAGGGGTGGTACTGCCAGGGTTGTGAGAATTTTGTTACCGATAAAGAGGCAACTGAAAACAATGGCACCTGTCCTGATCATCAATCGCCCTACCAGCGCCTCAGCGAAGACAACTATTACTTTAAGGCAAGTCAATTTAGTGAACAAATACGTGAAGCAATCGAAAAAGATCGAATGAAAATCGTACCGGAGTTTAGAAAACGTGAGTTTTTGGAACTCATAAAAGACGGTATCAAGGATGTATCGGTATCGCGTCCGCGCAAAAATTTGGCATGGGGCGTGAGTGTACCAGGCGATGAATCCCAAGTGATGTATGTTTGGCTCGACGCACTGAGCAACTACATTACAGTGCTTGGGTATCCTGACAACGAATCGTGGAGAGATTACTGGCCGGCAGACGTTCAAGTGGTAGGCAAAGATATCTTGCGGTTTCATGCAGGTATATGGCCGGCGATGCTCATGGGGCTTGATCTACCGCTTCCCAAAGTATTGCTGGTGCATGGTCACGTGAATGTTGGTGGCACAAAAATGAGCAAATCATTGGGCAACGGTGTCGAACCAAATGACGTTATAAAAAATTATGGCACCGATGCCTTTCGTTACTACTTCAGCCGACACGTGCCAACTCAGGACGATGGTGATTTCACCTGGGAAAAGTTTGAAACAGCTTACAACAGCGAGCTCGGTAATGACCTTGGCAACCTAGTGCAGCGCGTGGCAGCGATGCTCATGCGCTACCAAGCCGGAGTAATTGGTGATGCGCCACAAGCCGAACACGATATGGGGCCATACCGCGAAGCAATGCGTGCATTTGAATTTAACCGAGCCCTCGACGAAGTGTGGGGAACGGTACGCTCACTTAATCAATATCTCGAACATGTAAAACCCTGGGAGATTGCCAAGAACCGAGACAAAGACACCGAGGCAAATGAACATTTAGCAGAAGTGTTGGCGTATGCTGCCAGTACCCTGATTCAAATCGCTGACCTTCTGACGCCTTTTATGCCGTCAACTGCGGCCACCATTCACCATATGTTTGATACTGGTGTAGTGCCGAGTGATATGCAACCGCTATTTCCAAAAATTTACCTTCATACCGTAGACCCGCGAACAACAGGGAAGTAG
- a CDS encoding TatD family hydrolase — translation MLIDSHCHIHDSEFYPESREQAYFQSREAGVVMIAVGTDERSSREAVEFAESNDGVYAVVGVHPHEVKRGWDGIARLLAEGHDKIVGIGEIGLDYYYSHSPVATQQRALKEQLTLAKHYNLPVSFHVREAFDDFWPIFDAIPGVRGVLHSFTDTAVNMQKGIDRGLFIGINGISTFTKDPAQQQLYKEVPLHNILLETDAPFLTPVPFRGKINIPAYVERVAAHQAMLKGVPVEDVTSTTTVNATKLFGISL, via the coding sequence ATGCTTATTGATTCACACTGTCACATTCACGATAGTGAGTTTTACCCAGAGTCTAGGGAACAAGCCTACTTTCAGTCACGCGAGGCAGGTGTTGTTATGATCGCTGTCGGAACCGATGAACGTAGCTCGCGTGAAGCAGTAGAGTTTGCCGAGTCGAACGACGGCGTGTATGCGGTTGTAGGTGTGCACCCTCACGAAGTCAAGCGGGGGTGGGATGGTATTGCTAGGTTGCTTGCTGAGGGGCATGATAAAATAGTTGGCATTGGTGAAATCGGACTCGACTACTACTATTCCCATAGTCCAGTGGCGACCCAGCAGCGGGCGCTTAAAGAACAACTAACACTTGCCAAGCACTACAATTTGCCGGTGAGCTTTCATGTTCGCGAAGCGTTTGACGATTTTTGGCCGATCTTCGATGCCATTCCGGGCGTTAGGGGCGTTTTACATAGTTTTACCGATACAGCGGTTAATATGCAGAAGGGAATAGACCGAGGACTTTTTATTGGCATAAACGGTATCAGCACCTTTACGAAAGATCCAGCCCAGCAGCAGCTGTATAAAGAGGTGCCATTACACAACATTCTCCTCGAAACAGATGCGCCATTCTTGACTCCAGTGCCATTTCGTGGTAAAATCAATATACCGGCGTATGTGGAGAGGGTTGCAGCGCATCAGGCAATGTTAAAAGGCGTGCCTGTTGAAGATGTGACTAGTACCACTACAGTAAACGCCACGAAACTATTTGGGATATCACTATGA
- a CDS encoding cysteine desulfurase produces the protein MYYLDHAAATPMDGRVAAVMQPYLSELFFNPSSPYAPAVAVRRDYEAAKHRIAVCIGGKSDEVIVTAGATESINLMVHSTSGHVVTTAIEHHAVLAATRDRDCTIVPVGSSGIVQPTTIGVAIKATTQLVTVALANNELGTIQPIREISEIVRAERRRRLEAGELTPIYFHCDASQGVNQLDVHVARLGVDALTLNAGKLYGPKQVGLLWTASHVVVRPLIAGGGQERGVRSGTENVAGVIGFATALELASQHRKSETVRLATLRNQLESRLITEFPAAVITGSTKKRLAGHLHISFPGIDAERLVFALETKGVLVATGSACAANYGTRSHVLTAIGVTPEIADGSLRISLGRLNDTTSIAMATKLLIEALRTEYARLSR, from the coding sequence ATGTACTATCTGGATCATGCTGCGGCGACACCGATGGACGGTCGTGTGGCTGCTGTCATGCAGCCTTACCTTAGCGAGCTGTTTTTTAACCCGTCGAGTCCCTATGCACCAGCGGTAGCTGTGCGACGTGACTATGAAGCTGCGAAGCATCGAATTGCTGTTTGTATAGGTGGGAAGTCAGACGAAGTCATTGTGACTGCCGGTGCCACTGAGTCGATAAATCTCATGGTTCACAGTACGAGCGGGCATGTGGTGACAACAGCTATTGAGCACCACGCTGTCCTCGCTGCGACGCGTGATCGAGATTGTACGATTGTACCTGTCGGGTCGAGCGGCATTGTGCAGCCGACTACGATCGGTGTAGCAATTAAAGCCACGACGCAGCTTGTCACTGTAGCACTCGCCAATAATGAACTTGGCACTATTCAACCCATTCGTGAGATCAGCGAGATTGTGCGAGCCGAGCGTCGCCGCCGTCTCGAAGCAGGTGAGTTAACACCGATTTATTTTCACTGCGACGCTTCTCAGGGCGTCAACCAGCTCGATGTTCATGTCGCTCGACTCGGTGTCGACGCGCTGACACTAAACGCTGGTAAGTTGTATGGTCCCAAGCAAGTTGGGTTGCTGTGGACGGCGAGCCATGTTGTAGTAAGGCCACTTATCGCCGGTGGTGGTCAAGAACGAGGAGTGCGCAGCGGTACAGAAAACGTCGCTGGTGTCATTGGGTTTGCGACAGCGCTTGAACTTGCATCACAACATCGAAAATCAGAGACGGTGCGATTAGCAACACTACGCAATCAGCTTGAATCCCGACTAATAACGGAATTTCCGGCCGCAGTCATAACTGGCAGCACCAAGAAGCGTCTTGCTGGTCATTTGCATATTTCATTCCCTGGCATCGATGCCGAGCGACTTGTTTTTGCGCTCGAGACAAAAGGTGTTTTAGTCGCAACTGGCAGTGCTTGTGCTGCCAATTATGGCACTCGTTCTCATGTATTAACAGCAATCGGGGTTACACCCGAAATTGCTGACGGCAGTTTACGTATTTCACTTGGCCGACTGAACGACACTACTTCGATTGCAATGGCAACGAAGCTGCTTATCGAGGCGCTGCGCACTGAGTATGCGAGGCTATCTCGATGA
- a CDS encoding YdcF family protein: MKLVKIFAVLGIIVLLSAWLIGRYLGPDDLSGCAELKPSADTNCGPADVIVAVSGGDTNARVDEAIRLYKLGWAPTLIFSGAAADKSGPSNAAVMKQRAINAGVVASAIIVEELSESTDQNAKQTTSIFIERGLKNAIIVTSPYHQRRAMLEFERRAPSVTIRAHPTTSDTQWSAWWWLTPNGWWVAIAELGASLALSMGVVGR, from the coding sequence ATGAAATTGGTCAAGATTTTTGCGGTACTTGGCATTATAGTTTTGCTAAGCGCCTGGCTCATTGGTAGGTACCTCGGTCCTGATGATTTAAGCGGCTGTGCCGAACTTAAACCGTCAGCTGATACAAATTGTGGGCCTGCAGATGTGATTGTAGCGGTGAGTGGGGGCGATACCAATGCACGTGTTGATGAAGCAATCCGACTGTATAAGCTTGGGTGGGCACCAACACTTATTTTTTCTGGTGCGGCTGCCGATAAGTCCGGGCCAAGCAATGCGGCAGTGATGAAGCAGCGGGCGATTAATGCTGGTGTTGTCGCTTCGGCAATTATTGTCGAGGAGCTCAGTGAGAGCACTGATCAGAATGCCAAGCAAACAACATCAATTTTCATCGAGCGCGGTCTCAAAAATGCAATTATCGTCACGTCACCTTATCATCAACGTAGGGCGATGCTCGAATTTGAACGTCGAGCACCAAGTGTTACTATTCGCGCTCACCCCACCACTTCCGACACACAGTGGAGCGCTTGGTGGTGGCTAACGCCGAACGGCTGGTGGGTGGCGATAGCTGAACTTGGTGCATCACTAGCCTTGTCTATGGGGGTGGTTGGTCGCTAA
- the mnmA gene encoding tRNA 2-thiouridine(34) synthase MnmA gives MRVFVGMSGGVDSSLAAALLVEQGHDVTGIYMKNWSQDLPGMRCPWAEDLADAKRVAVQLGIDFKVYDFEAEYKQRVVDYMIAEYQAGRTPNPDIMCNQEVKFKLFLETALDDGADMIATGHYARVENGMLKCAKDTDKDQTYFLGRVSGDALKKVLFPLGNILKSDVRNMAAQRGLWTAKKAESMGVCFVGNVGMREFLGQYVETCTGPIIDEHSKKVVGQHDGAILYTLGQRHGLDVGGGLPYYVVGKNMEKNEVYVTTNLNDKGMWRRRIEVEQIHWIVNIPTGNSYLTRIRHRAALVEAELSLGETAHKGVLEFVEPQRATTPGQSVVFYRDDVCLGSAVVR, from the coding sequence ATGCGTGTATTTGTTGGTATGAGCGGTGGCGTCGATAGCTCCCTCGCAGCGGCCTTACTAGTAGAGCAAGGCCACGACGTCACTGGTATTTATATGAAAAATTGGAGCCAAGACCTACCTGGTATGCGCTGCCCATGGGCCGAAGATTTAGCCGATGCGAAGCGTGTTGCAGTCCAGCTTGGTATTGATTTTAAAGTCTATGATTTCGAAGCCGAGTACAAGCAGCGAGTCGTCGATTATATGATCGCAGAGTACCAAGCTGGCAGGACCCCAAACCCTGATATTATGTGTAACCAGGAAGTAAAATTCAAATTATTTCTCGAAACCGCGCTTGACGATGGCGCCGATATGATTGCCACGGGGCATTATGCGAGGGTCGAAAATGGTATGTTAAAATGTGCGAAAGATACGGACAAAGACCAAACCTATTTTCTCGGTCGAGTGTCTGGAGACGCGCTCAAGAAAGTGCTATTTCCGCTTGGTAACATTTTGAAGTCTGATGTACGAAACATGGCGGCCCAGAGGGGTCTTTGGACGGCAAAAAAAGCCGAAAGTATGGGGGTATGTTTTGTGGGTAATGTCGGTATGCGAGAGTTTTTGGGGCAGTATGTAGAGACATGCACTGGGCCGATCATTGACGAACACTCAAAGAAAGTGGTTGGACAGCATGATGGAGCAATTCTTTACACATTGGGACAGCGTCATGGACTCGATGTTGGCGGCGGACTACCATACTATGTTGTGGGAAAAAATATGGAAAAAAATGAGGTGTATGTCACTACTAATCTTAATGACAAAGGAATGTGGCGCCGTCGTATTGAGGTTGAACAGATTCATTGGATTGTTAATATCCCTACCGGAAATAGCTATCTCACCCGCATTCGTCACAGAGCAGCTCTTGTTGAGGCGGAACTCTCACTAGGAGAAACTGCCCACAAGGGAGTGCTTGAGTTCGTAGAGCCCCAACGAGCAACAACACCTGGCCAGTCAGTAGTTTTTTATCGAGATGATGTATGTTTAGGCAGCGCTGTTGTCAGGTAA
- a CDS encoding leucine-rich repeat domain-containing protein encodes MPLVMALSVRVAPARSFRLIGHSLEHGMCVLAAIAVITINSDMLSTRLFEETVALLAKSLMDAILTNTVRTDTKRGNEMTGYKGYIITLVACVVVVAGSASTAVRAAIGPMNFTSVGVHPQAAAQPTSFGKQIHTLGVDGTKMIMGYGDWDTNTGPMAINPFELSTETFDGVALSIPAESIDTIRTINGKLYIPSADPQGGDPLGYTTNQSGSWTYQNTGITGIHSFDIVSRDGSDLWLLGSKAHPTYGNSSIATAWLSTDNGVTWNEAYTDDSVPAQNNQAARYYWGATMNSRIYMQARDAAPQPPLRVYDGVSWSNGIAEPACPYQDAEGTVVFAGNIVCIGMMYNQQLIRFDGTNSYPITIKNNDTVVDMYAASDGYLYVLSLNSNTADTNIYRSNDLSSWQQVTSTTIPTSNLPRSLAVYNDRLYLGMSDGQLFKSDRTISQALNQIGQLTPDDNCFNVQSGYILAYYRTIGDIIGAPACPGGNIVIPQVIASQTIIGIGGNAFGSRNLTSVTIPQTVTSIGGSAFSANQLTSISLPPGLTYLGFGAFSDNLLTSVDIPPGISQVNGYTFYHNHLTSVTLHEGVTQIDLNAFGYNAITDVVIPTSVVAIDPTAFEAQSSMANLQDELYSNDVARTADAINSIWYVQLYTADPTNPRGLASGATFTYEGYTNYDQNNDGDTVDFFPFSGFIINPAYATTQFQTQESVNLRTTIVAVGPGRTDFVFQRGPAVPIPEDPSFPTPAEDQAVREAIDAGYYKAGQTYDFIAPDISDYRLLGTSPVTAVLGIGNNNHIFCYQPTGLASTGNPVVGWIVLGLTAILLGTVMVLKLPRRASGFKLGVRTKV; translated from the coding sequence ATGCCTCTAGTGATGGCTCTGTCGGTGCGCGTTGCGCCAGCGAGAAGCTTTCGTCTTATCGGGCATTCGTTGGAACACGGCATGTGTGTCTTGGCAGCCATCGCAGTTATTACTATTAACAGCGATATGCTAAGCACAAGGTTGTTTGAAGAAACAGTAGCTCTATTGGCAAAATCGCTTATGGATGCTATACTTACAAACACAGTACGCACAGACACAAAAAGAGGAAACGAGATGACGGGATACAAGGGGTATATCATTACACTAGTAGCATGCGTGGTCGTAGTAGCTGGTAGCGCGTCCACTGCTGTTCGCGCCGCCATAGGTCCGATGAACTTTACCTCAGTTGGCGTTCACCCCCAGGCAGCAGCACAACCAACATCTTTTGGCAAGCAAATCCATACACTCGGTGTTGACGGTACGAAAATGATCATGGGCTACGGAGATTGGGATACAAATACCGGACCAATGGCTATTAATCCGTTTGAGCTTTCGACGGAAACATTTGATGGCGTGGCGCTGTCAATTCCTGCGGAGTCTATAGACACAATCCGCACAATAAATGGAAAACTCTACATTCCGAGCGCCGATCCCCAAGGGGGTGATCCACTCGGCTACACCACCAATCAGTCGGGTTCTTGGACGTATCAAAACACTGGTATTACAGGTATTCATAGCTTTGATATCGTTTCTCGAGACGGGAGCGATTTATGGTTGCTGGGTTCCAAAGCTCATCCTACCTACGGTAATAGCTCAATAGCTACCGCTTGGCTTTCGACAGACAACGGCGTGACATGGAACGAAGCATATACCGACGATAGTGTTCCGGCGCAAAACAACCAGGCAGCCCGCTATTACTGGGGAGCAACAATGAATTCGCGTATATATATGCAAGCTCGCGATGCAGCACCTCAGCCGCCCCTGCGTGTCTATGATGGAGTTTCATGGTCGAATGGAATTGCCGAGCCGGCGTGTCCCTACCAAGACGCCGAAGGGACAGTGGTATTTGCTGGGAACATTGTCTGCATTGGCATGATGTACAACCAGCAATTGATTCGGTTTGATGGCACAAATAGCTACCCGATCACTATTAAAAACAACGATACGGTTGTCGATATGTACGCAGCGAGCGACGGTTATCTCTACGTACTCAGTCTCAATAGCAATACGGCAGACACTAATATTTATCGGTCGAATGACCTATCAAGTTGGCAGCAAGTAACATCGACAACAATCCCAACATCAAATCTGCCAAGATCACTCGCCGTCTATAATGATCGTCTCTATCTGGGTATGTCCGACGGCCAACTCTTCAAGTCAGATCGTACTATTAGCCAGGCTCTCAACCAAATTGGTCAGCTAACCCCTGATGATAATTGTTTCAATGTGCAGAGCGGTTATATCCTTGCGTACTACCGGACGATTGGTGATATTATTGGAGCACCAGCCTGTCCAGGGGGTAACATAGTTATTCCGCAGGTGATAGCTTCTCAGACAATTATCGGGATTGGTGGAAATGCATTTGGCAGCCGTAACCTCACCTCGGTTACTATCCCACAAACAGTTACATCAATTGGTGGTTCGGCATTTAGCGCGAATCAGCTAACGTCTATTTCGTTGCCGCCAGGATTGACCTACCTTGGCTTTGGTGCATTCAGCGACAACCTTCTTACAAGCGTTGATATTCCCCCCGGTATTTCCCAGGTCAATGGCTATACGTTTTATCATAATCATCTCACGTCAGTAACACTACATGAAGGTGTGACCCAAATTGACTTGAATGCGTTTGGCTACAACGCAATAACAGATGTGGTAATTCCCACTAGCGTTGTTGCTATCGACCCTACAGCGTTTGAGGCTCAATCATCAATGGCTAATTTGCAAGATGAATTATATTCTAACGATGTTGCACGAACCGCTGACGCAATTAATTCAATATGGTATGTACAGCTGTACACTGCAGATCCCACTAATCCCAGGGGATTAGCTAGCGGGGCGACGTTTACGTACGAAGGCTATACTAACTATGACCAAAATAACGACGGAGATACAGTGGACTTTTTCCCATTCTCTGGCTTTATCATTAACCCTGCCTATGCAACGACACAGTTTCAGACTCAAGAGTCAGTGAACCTACGAACTACTATAGTCGCGGTGGGGCCAGGGCGAACCGATTTTGTTTTTCAGCGCGGGCCAGCAGTTCCGATACCCGAAGACCCATCATTTCCTACTCCTGCTGAAGATCAGGCAGTTAGAGAAGCAATTGATGCCGGTTATTACAAAGCCGGTCAAACCTACGATTTTATTGCGCCAGATATTTCGGATTATCGCTTGCTTGGCACAAGCCCCGTGACGGCCGTGTTGGGTATAGGCAACAATAATCATATTTTCTGCTACCAGCCTACGGGCCTTGCGTCAACAGGAAACCCAGTGGTGGGCTGGATAGTCTTGGGACTGACCGCAATACTGCTTGGGACGGTAATGGTACTCAAATTGCCTCGACGTGCTAGCGGGTTTAAGCTAGGCGTTCGGACAAAAGTGTAG